In the genome of Polaribacter sp. MED152, one region contains:
- a CDS encoding helix-turn-helix domain-containing protein, protein MLGIKRRITKIMGEKAKEKEIEKSELNRQLVLKKIVDRRKELGLTQWDISEQLNLTYSGYFKVETGKTKLDVYRLFEILDTLNITPKEFFEDFEQ, encoded by the coding sequence TTGTTAGGAATAAAAAGAAGGATTACAAAAATAATGGGGGAGAAAGCTAAAGAAAAAGAAATAGAAAAATCTGAGTTAAATAGGCAATTAGTTTTAAAGAAAATAGTAGATAGGCGCAAAGAGTTAGGTTTAACTCAATGGGATATATCTGAACAACTTAACTTAACATACAGTGGCTATTTTAAGGTAGAAACAGGTAAGACTAAGTTAGATGTTTATAGGCTCTTTGAAATTTTAGATACGCTTAATATAACACCTAAGGAATTCTTTGAAGATTTTGAGCAATAA
- a CDS encoding GLPGLI family protein yields the protein MKQLKLNFFLFFFCLISNLSSQNSISGFINYESTISSKKLDDYLTNKRKKIKNQRESVLESLDKVYLYTTPIKSKLTFSKGEGLFIVEDKLSTDIHNLGQRYQKISAGGSNEYYYNEHTKTYLIKNCEALGECFIFDNKYLEWKLTQESKIINGYKSYKATRSNGKVIAWYTPAIPINYGPKGEYGLPGLILELEIGKIIFKATKIILNPKEKVNVQEPKGGKRVSYEEYNKIMKKAKKSVFGN from the coding sequence ATGAAACAACTAAAATTAAATTTCTTTTTATTTTTCTTCTGCTTAATATCAAATTTATCAAGTCAAAATAGCATATCAGGATTTATTAACTATGAATCAACTATAAGTAGTAAAAAATTAGACGATTATTTAACTAACAAAAGAAAGAAAATAAAAAATCAAAGAGAAAGTGTTCTTGAGTCATTAGATAAGGTTTATTTATATACAACTCCAATAAAATCCAAATTAACCTTTTCTAAAGGTGAAGGTTTATTTATTGTTGAAGATAAATTAAGTACAGATATACATAATTTAGGTCAAAGATATCAAAAAATAAGTGCTGGTGGCTCAAATGAGTATTATTACAATGAGCATACAAAAACGTATTTAATAAAAAATTGCGAAGCATTAGGCGAGTGTTTTATTTTTGATAATAAATATTTAGAATGGAAATTGACTCAAGAATCTAAAATAATAAATGGTTATAAATCTTACAAAGCAACAAGAAGTAATGGTAAAGTAATTGCTTGGTACACTCCTGCAATTCCTATTAATTATGGACCTAAAGGAGAATATGGCTTACCAGGTTTGATTTTAGAATTAGAAATAGGAAAAATAATTTTTAAAGCCACTAAAATTATATTAAACCCTAAAGAGAAAGTAAATGTACAAGAACCCAAAGGGGGTAAAAGGGTCTCTTATGAAGAATATAATAAAATTATGAAAAAAGCTAAAAAAAG